In a genomic window of uncultured Flavobacterium sp.:
- a CDS encoding copper homeostasis protein CutC, whose amino-acid sequence MKKNQLEIACFNYESAIIAQENGADRIELCDNMKLGGTTPNYILALKVRENVSIKMHVIIRPRGGDFVYSDEEFVEMKQDIKQFKKLGVDGFVFGILKANGSVHKKRNKELVDLASPLSCTFHRAFDVVKDVKESLKDVIECGFNTILTSGQGINVEEGIFTLEKIQKWSKDKIEIMPGGGLRSSNIKLLQDKLEPTFYHSSAITDNTETANPEEVKELKNFL is encoded by the coding sequence ATGAAAAAAAATCAACTGGAAATAGCGTGTTTTAATTACGAATCGGCCATAATTGCACAAGAAAATGGAGCTGATCGAATAGAACTTTGTGATAATATGAAGCTTGGCGGAACAACTCCTAATTATATTTTAGCCTTAAAAGTGAGGGAGAATGTTTCGATAAAAATGCATGTAATCATAAGACCTCGTGGTGGAGATTTTGTTTATAGTGATGAAGAGTTTGTCGAAATGAAACAAGATATTAAACAATTTAAAAAATTGGGAGTTGATGGTTTTGTTTTCGGAATTTTAAAAGCAAACGGAAGTGTTCATAAAAAACGCAACAAAGAATTGGTTGATTTAGCAAGTCCGCTTTCTTGTACTTTTCATCGTGCTTTTGATGTTGTAAAAGATGTCAAAGAATCTCTTAAAGATGTAATTGAATGTGGTTTTAATACTATTTTGACATCAGGACAAGGAATTAATGTCGAAGAAGGAATTTTTACTTTAGAAAAGATTCAAAAATGGTCCAAAGATAAAATAGAAATTATGCCTGGCGGAGGTTTGCGATCTTCGAACATTAAATTATTACAGGATAAACTGGAACCAACTTTTTATCATTCATCGGCCATTACAGATAATACCGAAACTGCAAATCCGGAAGAAGTAAAAGAATTAAAGAATTTTTTATAA
- a CDS encoding OmpA family protein codes for MRKITVLSLSSLFVLASFFTSCDSVKNANNTQKGAGIGVVAGGIIGGILGNNLGHGGNAALGAAIGAAVGGGTGALIGNKMDKQAREIDQALPGADVERVGEGIHLTLNENSVRFDTNKSTLTSQAKANLDKLIPVFTEYGDTDIQIFGYTDNTGKPEYNLTLSGQRAASVQAYLVSKGLKSSRFKTSGLGIADPIATNDSPEGRAQNRRVEFSITANDKMVNDAKAQAGK; via the coding sequence ATGAGAAAGATAACCGTTTTAAGCCTAAGTAGTTTATTTGTATTAGCAAGCTTTTTTACAAGTTGTGATTCAGTAAAAAATGCAAATAACACACAAAAAGGTGCTGGAATTGGAGTAGTTGCCGGTGGTATTATTGGTGGTATTTTAGGAAATAATTTAGGTCACGGAGGTAATGCTGCTTTAGGTGCTGCAATTGGTGCTGCCGTTGGTGGTGGAACCGGAGCACTTATTGGAAACAAAATGGATAAACAAGCCCGTGAAATTGATCAGGCTTTACCAGGAGCTGATGTTGAAAGAGTTGGGGAAGGAATTCACTTAACTTTGAATGAAAACTCTGTTCGTTTTGATACTAACAAATCGACTTTGACATCTCAGGCAAAAGCTAACTTAGATAAATTGATTCCTGTATTTACAGAATACGGAGATACAGATATTCAAATTTTTGGTTATACAGATAATACTGGAAAACCAGAATATAACTTAACACTTTCAGGACAAAGAGCTGCATCTGTGCAAGCTTATTTAGTTTCAAAAGGATTAAAATCAAGCCGTTTCAAAACTTCTGGTTTAGGAATTGCTGATCCAATTGCAACAAATGATTCTCCTGAAGGAAGAGCGCAAAACCGTCGTGTAGAGTTTTCTATCACTGCAAATGACAAAATGGTAAATGATGCAAAAGCTCAAGCCGGAAAATAA
- the argS gene encoding arginine--tRNA ligase, translating to MSLQQILTPSIQKAIQALFDVTVDKIEFQTTRKEFEGDITMVIFPLLKVIKSNPVELGNKIGNYLVENLPEVARFNVVSGFLNIVIADSYYLNFFNEIRENNKFGYVTPNPEDKAIMVEYSSPNTNKPLHLGHVRNNLLGYSVAEIIKASGKKVYKTQIINDRGIHICKSMLAWQKFGNGETPQSSNLKGDKLVGKYYVEFDKAYKGEINQLIEAGKTEEEAKKQAPIIVEAQEMLQKWESGDEEVISLWKMMNQWVYDGFAITYTNLGVNFDKYYYESNTYLLGKDVVQVGLDKGVFEKDPDGSVWIDLTDEGLDRKIVLRSDGTAVYMTQDIGTAIQRVKDMPDVGGMVYTVGNEQDHHFKVLFLILKKLGFDWSSTLYHLSYGMVDLPSGKMKSREGTVVDADDLMQDMTDTAKQISEDLGKLDSYSEEEKAKLYKTIGLGALKYYILKIDPKKRILFNPEESVDFAGNTGPFIQYTYARIQSIIRKADFDFSAKTDIQELHEKEKELVKQIELFPEVIQNAAQNHSPALIANYTYDLVKEYNSFYQSVHILGEIDLTKKIFRVQLSQKVAEVIKSAFTLLGIEVPERM from the coding sequence ATGTCATTACAACAAATTCTTACACCTTCTATACAAAAAGCAATACAAGCATTATTTGATGTTACTGTTGATAAAATCGAGTTTCAAACTACTAGAAAAGAGTTTGAAGGAGATATAACAATGGTGATTTTTCCTTTGCTAAAAGTTATTAAAAGCAATCCAGTAGAATTAGGAAATAAAATAGGGAATTATTTAGTAGAAAATCTTCCTGAAGTAGCACGTTTTAATGTTGTTTCGGGTTTTTTGAATATAGTAATTGCTGACAGTTATTATTTGAATTTCTTCAATGAAATCAGAGAGAATAATAAGTTTGGATATGTAACTCCAAATCCGGAAGATAAAGCAATAATGGTAGAATATTCTTCGCCAAATACTAATAAACCTTTGCATTTAGGACACGTTCGTAACAATTTGTTAGGATATTCTGTGGCCGAAATTATTAAAGCATCGGGAAAAAAAGTATATAAAACTCAAATTATAAACGATCGTGGAATTCATATTTGTAAATCAATGCTGGCTTGGCAGAAATTTGGAAATGGTGAAACTCCTCAAAGTTCAAATTTAAAAGGAGATAAACTGGTTGGTAAATATTATGTTGAATTTGATAAAGCTTACAAAGGCGAAATCAATCAATTAATAGAAGCCGGTAAAACTGAAGAAGAAGCAAAAAAACAAGCTCCAATTATTGTTGAAGCTCAGGAAATGCTGCAAAAATGGGAATCTGGAGATGAAGAAGTAATTTCGCTTTGGAAAATGATGAACCAATGGGTTTATGATGGTTTTGCAATAACATACACTAATCTTGGAGTAAATTTTGATAAATATTATTATGAAAGTAATACGTATTTATTAGGAAAAGATGTTGTTCAGGTTGGACTTGACAAAGGAGTTTTCGAAAAAGATCCTGATGGTTCAGTTTGGATTGATTTGACAGATGAAGGTTTAGATCGTAAAATTGTTTTGCGTTCAGATGGAACTGCAGTTTATATGACGCAAGATATTGGAACAGCAATTCAGCGTGTTAAAGACATGCCGGATGTTGGTGGAATGGTTTACACAGTTGGAAACGAGCAAGATCATCACTTTAAAGTTTTATTCTTAATCTTGAAAAAATTAGGTTTTGATTGGTCTTCAACTCTATATCATTTGTCATACGGAATGGTAGATTTACCTTCTGGAAAAATGAAAAGTCGTGAAGGAACTGTTGTAGATGCTGATGATTTGATGCAGGATATGACAGACACAGCAAAACAAATTTCAGAAGATTTAGGGAAACTGGACAGTTATTCTGAAGAAGAAAAAGCTAAGTTGTACAAAACAATTGGTTTAGGAGCATTGAAATATTACATTTTAAAAATAGATCCTAAAAAACGTATCTTGTTTAACCCTGAAGAATCTGTAGATTTTGCAGGAAATACTGGTCCATTTATACAATATACTTACGCGAGAATTCAATCGATAATTCGTAAAGCCGATTTTGATTTTTCAGCCAAAACAGACATACAAGAATTACACGAAAAAGAAAAAGAATTGGTAAAACAAATCGAGCTTTTCCCGGAAGTAATTCAAAATGCTGCTCAAAATCATAGTCCTGCTTTAATTGCTAATTATACATATGATTTAGTAAAAGAGTACAATTCATTTTATCAATCCGTTCATATATTAGGTGAAATCGATTTGACAAAAAAAATATTCAGAGTTCAGCTTTCTCAAAAAGTAGCCGAAGTTATAAAATCAGCCTTTACATTATTAGGAATCGAAGTTCCGGAAAGAATGTAA
- a CDS encoding TonB-dependent receptor: MKLKFFLFALLGVFATAQAQNAGVVSGKITEKSNNAPISYATVSIKDNGKVVTGVNTDDNGDFTIKNLALKSYTIEIQYIGFRKYIGSVILSDSKKTATVNVSLEEEATQLKGVNIVAERSTIEQKIDRKVVNVGKDLTTAGASASDIMNNIPSVNVDQDGKLSLRGNDNVRVLIDGRPSNIDPAQLLKQIPSTSIKKIELITNPSAKYNPEGMSGIINIILHKNANTGFNGSYSGGITFGETAKYNQSLDLNYKTGKVNFFGNVGQNFGTYFNDGHIVRFDEDIVQNLDIKNDNDSYLYKIGMDYLINDHNTLSIYTNQNKSTGKGFVDTNIDYNNVTDSDIANILQKSKYWGPETTGTYNLAYKHIFKKEGHTLDIEGNYSDTKEVQNASFDTKVTNIDNSASSVIYDDYINGTRKLSTLNVDYVNPLNDKTTLEAGAEARITRTDNIYITGNPSVPVADRASDYTYDTDIYSAYVTFGQKFKKFSYQLGTRFESYKVAANLNYGKEKFDDDYITLYPSAYFTYNLNEKNTLQFSYSRRVDRPSLEQTKPIREFSTPLVTSLGNPELRPQFTNSVEVNYTKTLEKGSFTAGVYVRSINDQISRILYPDETDPNHTKQIMSFTNYDHNTAYGFEASFNYKITKWWDISPSIDFSSINQQGVVFLYDPATKLSNPIERKITVAAFNGRMNSNFKANKRLSFLLFGFYRGATDGLQNNSHEMYKMDIGSRYTLLDNKMNISVRFNDVFNTMKYAFDTMYPYPQAGQFTWESQTVYLGLTYNFGGAKIKNLQRKQREDNTNKGGGGMF, encoded by the coding sequence ATGAAACTAAAATTCTTTCTGTTTGCATTACTGGGTGTATTTGCAACAGCACAAGCCCAAAATGCCGGGGTAGTATCCGGAAAAATTACCGAAAAATCAAATAATGCACCAATTTCTTATGCTACAGTTTCTATTAAAGACAACGGAAAAGTAGTTACAGGAGTTAACACAGATGACAATGGTGATTTTACAATTAAAAATTTGGCTCTAAAAAGCTATACGATCGAAATTCAATACATTGGATTTAGAAAATATATTGGTTCTGTAATTTTAAGTGATAGCAAAAAAACAGCTACTGTTAATGTATCTCTTGAAGAAGAAGCAACACAATTAAAAGGAGTAAACATTGTAGCCGAGCGTTCTACTATTGAACAAAAAATCGATAGAAAAGTAGTAAATGTTGGAAAAGATTTAACTACTGCAGGAGCTTCTGCTTCTGATATTATGAACAATATTCCATCTGTAAATGTTGATCAGGACGGAAAGCTTTCTCTTCGTGGAAACGATAATGTGCGTGTATTAATTGACGGAAGACCTTCGAACATTGATCCTGCTCAATTGTTAAAACAAATTCCTTCGACTTCTATCAAAAAAATTGAGCTAATCACCAATCCAAGTGCGAAGTATAATCCTGAAGGAATGTCTGGAATCATCAACATTATTCTGCACAAAAATGCTAACACTGGTTTCAACGGAAGTTACAGCGGCGGAATCACTTTTGGAGAAACAGCTAAATACAATCAATCTTTAGATTTGAACTATAAAACCGGAAAAGTAAATTTCTTTGGAAACGTAGGTCAAAATTTTGGAACTTATTTCAATGATGGTCATATCGTGAGATTTGATGAAGACATTGTGCAAAATCTGGATATTAAAAACGATAATGATTCCTACTTATATAAAATTGGAATGGATTATTTAATTAATGATCATAACACATTGTCTATTTATACCAATCAAAATAAATCAACAGGAAAAGGATTTGTAGACACCAATATTGATTACAACAATGTTACTGATTCTGATATTGCAAATATTCTTCAAAAATCAAAATATTGGGGACCGGAAACAACAGGAACTTATAATTTAGCCTACAAACACATCTTTAAAAAAGAAGGTCATACTTTAGACATCGAAGGAAATTATAGTGATACAAAAGAAGTTCAAAATGCTTCATTTGATACAAAGGTTACAAATATTGATAATTCTGCCAGTAGCGTTATTTATGACGATTATATTAACGGAACTCGAAAATTAAGCACTTTGAATGTTGATTATGTTAATCCATTAAACGATAAAACAACATTAGAAGCTGGTGCAGAAGCGAGAATAACAAGAACCGACAATATTTACATTACAGGAAATCCATCTGTTCCGGTTGCTGACCGAGCTTCAGATTATACTTATGATACAGATATTTACTCTGCTTATGTGACTTTTGGTCAAAAATTCAAAAAATTTAGCTACCAATTGGGTACTCGTTTTGAAAGTTATAAAGTGGCTGCCAATTTAAATTATGGTAAAGAGAAATTTGACGATGATTATATTACATTATATCCATCAGCTTATTTTACTTATAATTTGAATGAGAAAAATACTTTACAATTTAGTTACAGCCGTCGTGTTGACCGACCAAGTTTAGAGCAGACAAAACCTATTCGTGAATTTTCTACTCCATTAGTTACTTCATTGGGAAATCCTGAATTAAGACCTCAGTTTACAAATTCTGTTGAAGTAAATTACACTAAAACACTTGAAAAAGGAAGTTTTACAGCAGGTGTTTACGTAAGAAGCATTAATGATCAAATCAGTAGAATTCTATATCCTGATGAAACTGATCCAAATCATACGAAACAAATCATGTCTTTTACTAATTATGATCATAATACAGCTTACGGATTTGAAGCTTCTTTCAATTATAAAATTACAAAATGGTGGGATATTTCGCCATCTATTGATTTCTCAAGCATTAATCAGCAAGGAGTTGTGTTTTTATATGATCCGGCAACAAAATTAAGCAATCCAATTGAACGAAAAATTACGGTTGCAGCATTCAACGGACGTATGAATTCAAACTTTAAAGCAAACAAACGTTTAAGCTTTTTATTATTCGGATTTTACAGAGGTGCAACAGATGGTCTTCAAAATAATAGCCATGAAATGTACAAAATGGACATAGGTTCACGTTATACATTATTAGACAACAAGATGAATATCAGTGTTCGTTTTAATGACGTATTCAATACAATGAAATATGCTTTTGACACAATGTATCCTTATCCTCAGGCAGGACAATTTACATGGGAAAGTCAAACAGTTTATTTAGGATTGACTTATAACTTTGGAGGTGCAAAAATCAAAAACCTTCAACGTAAACAAAGAGAAGATAACACTAATAAAGGTGGTGGCGGAATGTTTTAA
- a CDS encoding ABC transporter ATP-binding protein: MLDIQNISFSYTENPVIKNVSFTVNKGDNISIIGESGCGKSTLLKLIYGLYDLDEGKIFYDGKPVLGPKYNLIPGMPYMKYLAQDFDLSPFETVAENVGKFLSNGFANMKKLRVQELLEMVEMESFSNVKAKFLSGGQQQRVALVRVLALEPEVILLDEPFSQIDAFRKNALRRNLFRYLKQKGITCIIATHDSTDALSFADEAIVMRNGEIIVKDNPTKIYEDPETKYVASLFGEVNELPTHLLLPYEDENHKTLVYPHQFKMVTESNLPVKIRRTYFRGNHYLIETVYKRQLVFFESEIDLPLEQEIFLGLNYL; this comes from the coding sequence ATGCTCGACATTCAAAATATTTCTTTTTCGTACACCGAAAACCCTGTTATAAAAAACGTTTCTTTTACTGTAAATAAAGGCGACAATATTTCTATTATAGGTGAAAGTGGCTGCGGAAAAAGTACACTTCTTAAATTAATATACGGTTTATACGATCTCGACGAAGGCAAGATTTTTTATGATGGAAAACCTGTTTTAGGTCCAAAGTATAATTTAATTCCCGGAATGCCTTATATGAAATATTTGGCTCAGGATTTTGATTTGTCTCCTTTTGAAACTGTAGCCGAAAATGTTGGAAAGTTTCTTTCGAATGGTTTCGCAAACATGAAAAAACTTCGTGTTCAGGAATTGTTAGAAATGGTAGAAATGGAATCTTTCTCTAATGTAAAAGCAAAATTTTTAAGTGGAGGACAACAACAAAGAGTCGCTTTAGTGAGAGTTTTGGCCTTAGAGCCGGAAGTAATCTTATTGGACGAACCTTTTAGCCAAATCGATGCTTTTAGAAAAAATGCTTTACGCCGAAATTTATTCCGATACTTAAAACAAAAAGGAATTACCTGCATTATTGCAACGCACGATAGTACAGATGCTTTGTCATTTGCAGATGAAGCGATTGTAATGCGAAACGGAGAAATTATCGTTAAAGACAATCCGACAAAAATATACGAAGATCCGGAAACTAAATATGTAGCATCGCTTTTTGGAGAAGTAAATGAACTTCCAACGCATTTATTACTTCCATACGAAGATGAAAATCATAAAACTTTAGTTTATCCGCATCAATTTAAAATGGTTACAGAATCTAATTTACCGGTAAAAATTAGAAGAACTTATTTTAGAGGAAATCATTATTTGATTGAAACTGTTTATAAAAGACAATTGGTGTTTTTTGAAAGTGAAATCGATTTGCCTCTTGAACAGGAAATTTTCTTAGGTTTAAATTATTTGTAA
- a CDS encoding lipocalin family protein, which produces MKKVIFICLIATMFFACKSASSTTASTEAPTLSTKLDRPTQVALKGNWVLTNVSYPGSDYIKVNSFDLADSKCFIGSTWNFISNNNKGTMALNAPSCTAFTSPIVWSINNQGLFVLKIVDPGLKSKNVKSGYLLKVAGLTDNSFQLIDNINVGGQVKDVTYQFQRAN; this is translated from the coding sequence ATGAAGAAAGTTATTTTCATTTGCTTGATCGCCACGATGTTCTTCGCGTGCAAATCAGCTTCGTCTACAACAGCTTCTACAGAAGCACCTACACTATCGACTAAACTTGACAGACCTACTCAAGTAGCACTTAAAGGAAATTGGGTACTTACAAATGTATCTTATCCAGGTTCAGACTATATCAAAGTAAATTCGTTTGATCTTGCAGATTCTAAATGTTTTATTGGAAGTACATGGAACTTTATTTCGAATAATAATAAAGGTACTATGGCTCTAAATGCGCCAAGTTGTACAGCTTTTACTTCTCCAATCGTTTGGAGTATCAACAATCAGGGACTTTTTGTACTTAAGATTGTAGATCCGGGATTAAAATCTAAAAATGTTAAATCAGGATATTTACTTAAAGTAGCCGGATTAACTGATAACTCGTTCCAATTAATCGACAATATCAATGTTGGCGGACAAGTTAAGGATGTAACTTACCAATTTCAAAGAGCTAATTAA
- a CDS encoding beta-ketoacyl-ACP synthase III → MYHSKIAGLGYYVPSNVVTNDDLSKIIDTNDEWIQERTGIQERRHIIRGEDTTTTMGVKAAKIAIERSGVAKEDIDFVVFATLSPDYYFPGPGVLVQRDLGLRTVGALDVRNQCSGFVYAISVADQYIKTGMYKNILVIGSEVHSTGLDMTTRGRGVSVIFGDGAGAAVLSREEDLTKGILSTHLHSEGQHAEELALQAPGMGARWVTDILADNDPNDESYYPYMNGQFVFKNAVVRFAEVINEGLEANGLQVSDIDMLIPHQANLRISQFIQNKFKLSDDQVHNNIQKYGNTTAASIPIALTEAWEQGKIKSGDTVVLAAFGSGFTWASAIIKW, encoded by the coding sequence ATGTATCATTCAAAAATAGCGGGCTTAGGATATTATGTTCCTTCTAATGTTGTGACCAACGATGATTTGTCTAAGATTATTGATACCAATGATGAATGGATTCAGGAGCGAACAGGGATTCAGGAGCGTAGACATATTATTCGTGGAGAAGATACCACGACAACAATGGGAGTAAAAGCAGCTAAAATTGCTATAGAACGTTCTGGCGTTGCCAAAGAAGATATTGATTTTGTAGTTTTTGCTACATTAAGTCCAGATTACTATTTTCCAGGACCTGGAGTTTTAGTGCAACGTGATTTAGGTTTAAGAACTGTTGGAGCATTAGATGTTAGAAATCAATGTTCTGGTTTTGTTTATGCTATTTCTGTTGCAGATCAATATATTAAAACCGGAATGTATAAAAACATATTGGTTATTGGTTCAGAAGTGCATTCAACAGGATTGGATATGACAACTCGCGGACGTGGAGTTTCGGTAATTTTTGGAGATGGAGCAGGAGCGGCAGTTTTAAGTCGTGAAGAAGATTTGACAAAAGGTATTTTATCGACACATTTACATTCAGAAGGACAACATGCTGAAGAGTTAGCTTTGCAAGCACCAGGAATGGGAGCGCGTTGGGTAACGGATATTTTAGCAGATAATGATCCGAATGACGAAAGTTATTATCCATACATGAATGGACAATTTGTGTTTAAAAATGCAGTAGTTCGTTTTGCGGAAGTAATTAATGAAGGTTTGGAAGCAAATGGTTTGCAAGTTTCAGATATTGATATGTTGATTCCGCATCAGGCAAACTTGAGAATCTCGCAATTCATTCAGAATAAATTCAAATTGAGCGATGATCAGGTTCATAATAATATTCAGAAATACGGAAACACAACTGCAGCATCTATTCCAATTGCTTTGACAGAAGCTTGGGAACAAGGAAAAATCAAATCTGGAGATACAGTTGTTTTGGCTGCTTTTGGTAGTGGATTTACTTGGGCAAGTGCGATTATCAAATGGTAA
- a CDS encoding GIY-YIG nuclease family protein gives MKRYYVYILKCSDNSYYTGITNDVDRRFNEHSFGLNKESYTYNKRPLELVFCTEFNDVIQAISFEKQVKGWSRKKKEAIINDNWDDLKKLSECLNESHFKNFNKKKI, from the coding sequence ATGAAAAGATATTACGTTTATATATTAAAATGTTCTGATAATAGTTATTACACTGGAATAACAAATGATGTAGATAGAAGGTTCAATGAACATAGTTTTGGTTTAAATAAAGAAAGTTACACTTATAATAAAAGACCATTGGAACTAGTTTTTTGTACTGAATTTAATGATGTAATTCAAGCTATTTCATTCGAGAAACAAGTAAAAGGTTGGAGTAGGAAAAAGAAAGAAGCTATTATAAATGATAATTGGGATGATTTGAAAAAACTTTCTGAATGTTTGAATGAAAGTCATTTTAAAAATTTTAATAAAAAGAAGATTTAG
- a CDS encoding prolyl oligopeptidase family serine peptidase codes for MKLKVTLFLFLNIGFFAFAQENLTYQKPSKSILDLADYERAPTVSMDTKKENMLLVYRSTYKTLDDLNQEELRLGGLRINPVTNISSTVTYINNLKLRKINGKDEIQVKGLPNNPKISNVLWSPNDKKILFSHTTNTGVELWVLDVASAEATKLTEATVNANLGNPFSWFLDNETILVKMLPKDRKPLLDSKKDLPTGPIISNTSGEKSQNRTYPDMLKNKNDEVNFENIITSELYKVNINGNAVLFKEAAMFAGERISPDGNYIMLTTIQKPFSYVVPLSRFPSRSIVYDIRGKEIKTVNEVPLNEIIPKGFMAVRKGKREMAWRNDKPATLSYVTALDEGDPANKVDFRDELFLWDAPFTSDATSLVKIPQRYSDIVWGNENTAFVTDEWYDTRNTKTYLINPSNPSQQAKVITDRNQQDVYSDPGIFETKKNEYNKYVLAIEKDNAYRIGDGYTKNGQFPFIDEFNLKTLQSKRIYTSSYKDKKEDLIEIEDFRSGKVLVQIQSKSEYPNYYFRNIKKQNSLTPITTFKNPFESIKDVSKEVIKYKRKDGLELSGTLYLPAGYDKAKKEKLPLLIWAYPAEYKDRNSAGQSTQNSNEFTFPYYGSFVYWVTKGYVVLDDAAFPIIGEGTTEPNDNFISQLVDNAEAAINAVDALGYINRKKVAIGGHSYGAFMTANLLTHSNLFACGIARSGAYNRTLTPFGFQSEQRNYWEVPDVYNTMSPFMNADKMKTPILLVHGEADNNPGTFTLQTERYFQALKGLGAPARMVILPKEAHSYVAKENILHLLWEQDQFLEKYLKN; via the coding sequence ATGAAATTAAAGGTTACATTATTCTTATTTTTAAATATAGGTTTCTTTGCTTTTGCTCAGGAAAACTTAACCTACCAAAAACCATCTAAATCTATTCTGGATTTAGCAGATTATGAAAGAGCTCCTACAGTATCTATGGATACTAAAAAAGAAAATATGCTCTTAGTATACAGAAGTACATACAAAACATTGGACGATTTAAATCAAGAAGAACTTCGTTTAGGAGGTTTAAGGATTAATCCTGTAACCAATATTTCAAGTACCGTAACTTATATCAACAATCTGAAATTAAGAAAGATTAACGGTAAAGACGAAATTCAAGTAAAAGGTTTACCAAATAATCCTAAAATCAGTAATGTTCTTTGGTCTCCAAATGACAAAAAGATTCTGTTTTCGCACACTACAAATACTGGTGTAGAACTTTGGGTTTTGGATGTTGCTTCGGCGGAAGCCACAAAATTGACGGAAGCTACAGTAAATGCAAATCTTGGAAATCCGTTTAGCTGGTTTTTAGACAATGAAACTATTTTGGTAAAAATGCTTCCAAAAGACAGAAAACCACTTTTAGATTCTAAAAAAGATTTACCAACCGGACCAATTATTTCGAATACTTCTGGAGAAAAATCTCAAAACAGAACTTATCCGGATATGTTGAAAAACAAAAATGATGAAGTTAATTTCGAAAACATCATTACATCTGAATTATACAAAGTCAATATCAACGGAAATGCGGTTTTATTTAAAGAAGCTGCAATGTTTGCCGGAGAAAGAATCTCTCCTGATGGCAATTATATTATGTTGACAACCATTCAGAAACCATTTTCTTATGTTGTTCCTTTAAGCAGATTTCCATCGAGATCAATTGTTTATGATATTAGAGGAAAAGAAATCAAAACGGTTAACGAAGTTCCGTTGAACGAAATTATACCAAAAGGTTTTATGGCTGTTCGAAAAGGAAAAAGAGAAATGGCCTGGAGAAATGACAAACCTGCAACTTTATCTTATGTTACAGCTTTAGACGAAGGAGATCCTGCAAATAAAGTAGATTTTAGAGATGAGCTTTTTCTTTGGGATGCGCCTTTTACAAGCGATGCAACTTCATTGGTAAAAATACCTCAGCGTTATTCTGATATTGTTTGGGGTAATGAAAATACTGCTTTTGTAACTGACGAATGGTACGATACGCGTAATACCAAAACTTATTTGATTAATCCATCAAATCCAAGTCAGCAAGCAAAAGTAATTACAGACAGAAACCAACAAGACGTTTATTCAGATCCGGGTATTTTTGAAACCAAAAAGAATGAATACAATAAATATGTTCTGGCAATCGAAAAAGATAACGCTTACAGAATTGGTGACGGATATACTAAAAACGGTCAGTTTCCTTTTATTGATGAATTCAATTTAAAGACACTACAATCTAAACGTATTTATACTTCTTCTTATAAAGATAAAAAAGAAGATTTAATTGAAATTGAAGATTTTAGATCAGGAAAAGTTTTGGTTCAGATTCAGTCAAAAAGTGAATATCCGAATTATTACTTCAGAAATATTAAAAAACAGAACAGCTTAACTCCAATTACAACTTTCAAAAATCCGTTTGAAAGTATCAAAGATGTGAGTAAAGAAGTAATTAAATACAAACGTAAAGACGGATTAGAACTTTCGGGAACTTTATATCTTCCTGCTGGTTATGACAAAGCTAAAAAAGAGAAATTACCTTTATTAATCTGGGCTTATCCTGCCGAATATAAAGACAGAAATAGTGCTGGACAATCGACTCAAAATTCAAATGAGTTTACGTTTCCTTATTATGGATCTTTTGTTTATTGGGTAACCAAAGGATATGTGGTATTGGATGATGCAGCTTTTCCTATTATTGGAGAAGGAACTACAGAACCAAACGATAACTTTATCTCACAATTAGTAGATAATGCCGAAGCTGCAATTAATGCAGTTGATGCTTTAGGATATATTAATCGTAAAAAAGTTGCTATTGGCGGACATTCTTATGGCGCATTTATGACTGCAAATTTATTAACACATTCTAATTTATTTGCTTGTGGAATTGCAAGAAGCGGCGCTTACAACAGAACTTTAACTCCGTTTGGTTTTCAAAGCGAACAACGTAATTACTGGGAAGTTCCAGATGTTTACAACACAATGTCTCCTTTTATGAATGCAGATAAAATGAAAACTCCAATTTTATTAGTTCACGGTGAAGCCGATAATAATCCAGGAACTTTTACTTTGCAAACAGAAAGATATTTTCAGGCTTTAAAAGGTTTAGGAGCTCCTGCAAGAATGGTGATTTTACCTAAAGAAGCACACAGTTATGTAGCAAAAGAAAACATCTTGCATTTACTTTGGGAACAAGATCAGTTTTTAGAAAAGTATTTAAAAAACTAA